GTTTAGTTACCACATCTACTTGTGGTACAAGGTTCGAACTGAACCTTTCTCTACCATCGTCGGCACTAATTCTCGTGCTCGTCGATCTTGGGTTGCCGCCATCATGAAGGTATACTTCTTAATACTAGTGTTCAAATCATGTGATGTCGTTGATATTTATATAGTTTTGTCCTTTTTGTCAAAAACGGATGTATATAGTTAAGTGATTGTCACAACTCGCAAGTAGTAATCGTTTTATTGGTTTAGGTCAAATATAAGTTGTTGAACACATTTTTTTTATTGTTAACTGTAAATTTTACATGAAGATTGCATACTGAGATTATTACTTAGTGTTAGGATCCAGAATATAACAAAATATATGTTTTTTTTTTCGAATGAAGAAAATATGGTTCATGCAAATAAATTGATATATATGGGGATAAGAGGAAACTAGTTAGGAGTTATAATCCAAACCTATAAGCTCATATACATAATACATATATGTATTAACATATATGTATGAACTTATAGGTTTGGTTTATAATTCATATCTAATTTCCTATTATTCATACATATATTTGTATATGCTTGTATATATTGTATGTACGCAGTTTTTTTTAAAATATAACTAGTTCTCAAGTAGTTAACAGTATATGAATGTGTTTTTCAGGACAACGAGAAGAAGAACATCCTAGCCGTACAAACACTACGAAACACGATAATGGGAGCGACGCTAATGGCCACAACTTGCATCCTCCTCTGCGCAGGCCTCGCCGCCGTTTTAAGCAGTACTTATAGCATCAAGAAGCCACTAAACGACGCCGTATTTGGATCCCATGGTGACTTCACAGTCGCACTCAAATACGTAACCATCCTCACAATCTTCCTCTTCGCCTTCTTTTCTCATACTCTCTCCATTCGCTTCATCAACCAAGTCAACATCCTCATTAACTCTCCTCAAGATCCATCCTCCGATGATTTCGGAAGCTTCGTGACTACTCCCGAGTATGTCTCTGAGCTACTCGAGAAAGCTTTCTTGCTAAACACGGTAGGTAATAGGCTGTTCTACATGGGCTTGCCTTTGATGTTGTGGATATTTGGACCCGTGCTTGTGTTCTTGAGCTCTGCGTTGATGGTTCCTGTTCTTTATAACCTGGACTTTGTGTTTTCGTCGGGGAATAAGGAGAAGTGTAAAGTGGATTGTCATGGAGATTCTGATGATCACTGCTTTCCTTGATATTATATATGTTCATGTTGAATATGTATATGATTAATAATAAACTTGTTGATTAATCTAAGTCTTTCAAGTTGATTGTTGCTAAATGGTTTTCTGGAAACCGGGTATTTTGTAACTGGATTTCGTAAGACGACATTTAGTTTAACATGCAAACACATATTCACAAGTTTGGATCTTGTGAATATGTTCTTATTCATATGGTTATATTAAAAATTTCCGATTTGTGTCATCTTTCGCATGGACCAGCTAATCTTCTATGTAACTTTCCAGAAAAAATAAACATTTTCGAAACTGTTTATAATAGTCTCTAGGAGTCGTGCCGTCGAAGTGAGCAATCAGAATCAGATAAGAGGTTCTTGGATAACTTCACTTCGAGGTTTTTGGTAGAACATCATATACTATTATTTCCAAGTGAATCAGCTTATAAGTTATATCGATTATGGATTGGGTTGCACATACATATATAAATTGAATTTTGATATTATATTAAATTAAATAAATTTATATATGAATCTACATGTTAAAAGTGAATTGACCTTTTTTTTTTTTTTTTAAGATTCACTATAACATGAACGTAATGGTGATCTACTGGCAGGCGAGCTTTAAGCAATTTGGGTTCGGAGCCACTCCAAACTTCATCGTGTGGCTCCGTGGATATAGATTCATTGATTACGGCTTATTTGAATATTTCCATCTTTGGATTGCGACTTTCTTTGTGAATTAGTTGAGACCTTTCCATAAACCAAGATATTCCATGTTTAAACAAGAAAAACAAATTTCATTACATCTTTTGACTTGAGACTTTGTCCTCTATAATAGTGCTAATTTTCAACGCCGGTGGTAATGGAATGGACGCCGTCGGTTTTAGTGGAATCATCCAGCGCAGAAGTTCAATTTCAGTAACTTTGTGCAGCTTGGTTAAGCACTCCTGTTAATGGTTAAAACTAGATCTCGACCCGCGCAACCGCGCAGATTTTTGTTTTTATTTATTTTTATATAAACATTTTGTTTTCAATTCTAAATTGGTATATATTATAATATATATGTGTCTATCAATTTTTTAAAAATAATAAGTTTACGGTATATTTTTCGTTGAATTGATTGTTTCAAACTTTCACATGTATTTGTATCTTCTTCTATATATATATATATTTTCAGATTATTATTTCATTATTAAAATCGTAACTATATATATAAAGATTAGTAAAATATTGTTTTATTGTCATATTCAAAAATATTGTAACATTTCACAAATTTATAAAGTTTTTAAAAAATTAAACTCTTCGCTTCATAGATTTATACTATCGAGTAAATAATTAAACATTTAGTTTTTGTTTAATTTTTAAAATAAACTATACAATTTAAAATTTGTTTTCATTGGTTTAAGATAGTAAAGATTAATCATTGTTAGATAATATGATTTTTGTTATTTAAAATTTTTTATATATAATTTTAAAAGTTAACATCAATAAATATTTAAATATTTAGCATATAGAGGTATAGTATTATAACATTAAATTAGATCTTGACCCGCACGACCATGCGGGTTTTCTATATAAAATATTTTAGATTATGCAATAAAATATATCAATAAATTAATATAATTTGGTGTTATATATTATCTTATTTTATAATAATATTTGTGTGGTGTATAATATTACTACTATAAGTTTTATATTCTTGTAAAAAAATTTATTTTTGAGATATTATTATGTAATAATACTGATTTACATAAATCTTGTTTTATTTCTAAATTTGAAATATATGTGAAAATTAAATTAAGTTGAACCTACATAATAGATAATTTGGTATATAGTAATTAATTAAATTAATTAAGTATAGTTGTTTAAATAATAAACCAAATTGGTTTTTAATTCAGGGGAATACACAAACGTTAATAACAGTAGACTAATGTTTTATATATACGGTATGAATAAAGATCAAATATTTCATCTATTAAGGAATATGTAAAGTAATTGTGTTACTTGGTAAAATCATTTAAATGTATGACTTCTAAGTGACCTAATTTTTTTTAAAAAAATCACATATGAATTAAGTCATAATTTATGTGCTAAATAGATAGGATATGTTTATTTTTACATTAGAAATACAAATGAATATTTATTAAATTTTATTTGTAATAAATTCAATTTGAAATTATTAGTATCATTAAAATATTATTAAAAGTATTTTTATAACTATTAATTTTTGTTTACAATCAAAACTAAACTAAAATTAAGTTTCTAATTATACTTTGTGATAATTTAATTTTTAAATAAATAATTTTGAAAAAATATTTTAAAAAGATTCTAAAAGATATTTGAAAGATTTTGTTAGACATTTCTTTAAAATATTTATTAGTATTTCAAATAAAAATAAAGATATTAAAAGATATTATAATTAAGTTATAAAAAATTTAATAAATTTTCTAGGGATGATCCAAATAAAAAATTACACATGAAAGAAGTCACGACTTCTATTTTAATAGTATAGATTATATCTATTTAATTTATATTATCTATAAATCCAATGGATAATCTATTGTTTAAATTCAATTATTGATAACCCAATAAAAATTTCTGCTAGACCCAAAGTTTAAATGATAAAATTAGATATTAAATGTAACATGACTTTCTAGGAATATGTCTATTAGGTCCAATTTTAAAAAAAATCACACATGAATCAAGGTTGTAACTTCTGTTTTAATATATAAGATTAGAGTTTAATAAAAACATGAACTGAAAATAATGGAGGGGTCCTCTTGACATAGCACGTATAGGCCCGTTAAAAGCCCAATTTAACTGTTAAGTTTTTATTACAATAGAGACGATTTCTCTCGTTACTCCCATCCAATCGAATCCCGGATCCAGACCCAAACCCTGATCCGGATCCTTTCTTGTCGGCTTCAACAGGCGGAGAAGCTGCGAGGAGCGTGTTTCTGAGTCCAGTTTCGCCACACTCTACCAAGTTTTCGTAAGTTAAAAAGTTAGTGAATTTGGGATCAATTTTGAAGCTTTCAGAGGATCCATTAGCTCTCTTGTTTCTAATTGATTTTGATTCTTAGTTCAGAAGCAATGCACGAGGTGTTGATTTCTAATTTTTCACCTTCTTTTGTGCAGCAGAAGGAAACTAAACGATGCCTCGTAAAGGATTATCCAATTTCGATGATTATGATGACGGTTTCGATGATGATGAAGACGATGCTTATGATTATGACTGTGATGTTGATGTCGAAGAAGATGAACACGGTATAAAGCTTATTCTCATTCCTTTCTTGTGAGTTCTGTTGTAGTTTTAATTTAACTGTTTCCATAAACTTGGAGAAGCTGATGAACCCAAGGAGGAGGAAGTAATTGCTAAGCGAGGGATTTGGCGATGTGCGATATGTACATATGACAATGATGAGAGTATGCATGTTTGTGATATTTGCGGTGTTATTCGTCATCCTGTGCCCGGTGGAAACAAAACTATCAGTAACAGTACAGGTACTGTCTCTTTTCTATCCTCCAATCTATATTAGTGAAGAGTTTGTAGTTCTAAAAATCGGTTTAGTCGGAGACTAAGTGCCGGCCTAGTCGGCAAATCAGAGCTAAACAATGTTCAAGGCGGTAGCTGGGCGCTTTATATGGGATTATTGATTAGACGGCCCCTAAACAAGTCTAAGCGCCCCCCGCCTAATCAATAATTCCATATAAAGCGCATAACTAGCCGCCTAGCGATGTCTTGAACATTGAGTTCATATTTAGTCAGAGAAGCTAGTTGTAGATGTTACAGTCGGTCTTTGCCTTTGTATAATAAGATACATGAGTTTATTTTCTGAGGTCATTGATTAAGCTAAGATATTGTTAACTGTTTGGGATTAGTAGTGATTGGTTGAATAGATGTGTGTTTGTTGCAGTTGAAGGCAGATGCAAAGAACCAATGGTATCCAAATTGGCAAAGTCCCTTTTCGAATCGAATTCACCCAAAAGGGGTGTCCTTTATCAGCATGAGCACAAGAATCTTGTGTTGGCACAGGGAGCTCTGCCTAGAATATCCCGTGGGAACATTCACGATCTCCACAAGGCTTTTAGTTCTAAAAATTCATCCCTTAGTAGTATAGGTTAGGAACTTTTGCTGTAGTTGTTTGATAGTGTTTTTATGTTTTTTCAGTTTTCCCTGATAAGATGTTCGTGTTGAGAGTCTATTTAGTTGCGTTTTTGGCTGTGCTAAAGCGTTATTCTGATCATTTATTTTATTTAACT
This genomic interval from Brassica oleracea var. oleracea cultivar TO1000 chromosome C2, BOL, whole genome shotgun sequence contains the following:
- the LOC106325498 gene encoding uncharacterized protein LOC106325498 yields the protein MEWRKWYLDAVLVPCALLVMFSYHIYLWYKVRTEPFSTIVGTNSRARRSWVAAIMKDNEKKNILAVQTLRNTIMGATLMATTCILLCAGLAAVLSSTYSIKKPLNDAVFGSHGDFTVALKYVTILTIFLFAFFSHTLSIRFINQVNILINSPQDPSSDDFGSFVTTPEYVSELLEKAFLLNTVGNRLFYMGLPLMLWIFGPVLVFLSSALMVPVLYNLDFVFSSGNKEKCKVDCHGDSDDHCFP